From Diaminobutyricibacter sp. McL0608, one genomic window encodes:
- a CDS encoding LacI family DNA-binding transcriptional regulator: MSDEPKAPPGVRPTLAAVALLAGVSNSTASLAFSGTGPVSDATRERVLAAARELNYAGPDPRARSLRRGRSGIVGVVIEEHVRDAFRDPIKIALLDGISQELAAIDAGLLILTDTGEAAGRIQDASMDAVVLIGCSPRLDESVAALRQRGIPLVAIEGDPSGDVMTIGQDNREATRLAAQHLWDLGHRDVALVTLPLDRDRIRGSLTSDREALGSSNTTMERLAGARDVFPDAAAFTARGSFVEEGTLAAHALLADPENRPTAIIAQSDLLAAGVIRAAEELGIAVPADLSVVGFDGVRVDGLWPYDLTTLVQPAVEKGRAAGAAIVEMLDGEMPEPISFTSEFHTGNTTAPPSH; this comes from the coding sequence GTGAGCGACGAGCCGAAAGCACCCCCCGGCGTGCGTCCCACTCTAGCGGCGGTGGCGCTGCTCGCGGGCGTCTCCAATTCGACCGCATCCCTTGCGTTCAGCGGAACCGGGCCGGTGTCAGACGCGACGCGCGAACGCGTCCTCGCGGCGGCCCGCGAGCTCAACTATGCGGGGCCGGACCCGCGCGCCCGCTCTCTGCGACGCGGCCGCTCCGGAATCGTCGGCGTCGTCATCGAAGAGCACGTGCGCGACGCGTTCCGCGATCCGATCAAGATCGCCCTCCTCGACGGCATCTCGCAGGAACTCGCCGCCATCGATGCGGGCCTCCTCATCCTCACCGACACCGGCGAGGCCGCCGGGCGCATCCAGGATGCGTCGATGGATGCCGTGGTGCTGATCGGATGCAGCCCTCGCCTCGACGAGTCGGTCGCAGCCCTCCGCCAGCGCGGCATCCCCCTCGTCGCCATCGAGGGCGACCCGTCAGGCGATGTGATGACGATCGGCCAGGACAATCGCGAGGCGACCCGCCTTGCCGCGCAGCACCTGTGGGATCTCGGTCACCGGGACGTCGCGTTGGTGACCCTCCCGCTCGACAGGGACCGCATCCGCGGATCGTTGACCTCCGACCGTGAGGCCCTCGGCAGCTCGAACACGACGATGGAGCGCCTCGCCGGCGCCCGCGATGTCTTCCCGGACGCCGCCGCCTTCACGGCCCGCGGCAGTTTCGTCGAAGAGGGAACCCTCGCAGCGCACGCCCTCCTCGCCGATCCCGAGAATCGGCCGACTGCGATCATCGCCCAGAGTGATCTGCTCGCAGCGGGGGTGATCCGCGCGGCCGAGGAGCTCGGGATCGCCGTGCCGGCCGACCTCAGCGTGGTCGGCTTCGACGGGGTGCGGGTCGACGGGCTCTGGCCGTACGACCTGACGACGCTCGTGCAGCCCGCAGTCGAGAAGGGCCGCGCTGCCGGCGCGGCGATCGTCGAGATGCTCGACGGCGAGATGCCGGAGCCCATCAGTTTCACGAGCGAGTTCCACACCGGGAACACGACGGCCCCGCCGTCGCACTGA
- a CDS encoding Ppx/GppA phosphatase family protein yields the protein MRLGVLDVGSNTVHLLVVDAHPGARPIPAAGHKSVLRLMRYITPDGAISDEGVTAILDSIASAVKSAAEEGIDELLPFATSAIREATNGPEVLALIAERTGVELQVLSGADEARLTFLAVRRWSGWSAGSILLLDIGGGSLEIASGVDEIPDVAVSVPLGAGRSTIGFLHDDPPLESQVDALRRHARSLLADAVGAFADRPGDEHVIGTSKTIRSLARLAGTIAPGPGGTERSLLKRSELRDWVPRLAQIPPEARIALPGITADRTFQIVAGAIVLREAMRAFRVDELEVSPWALREGIILRYLDHLA from the coding sequence ATGCGTCTCGGAGTGCTCGATGTGGGTTCGAACACGGTGCATCTTCTGGTGGTGGATGCGCACCCCGGCGCGCGCCCCATCCCCGCCGCCGGACACAAGTCCGTGCTGCGGCTCATGCGCTACATCACGCCCGACGGCGCGATCAGCGACGAGGGTGTCACGGCGATCCTCGACTCGATCGCTTCGGCGGTGAAATCGGCCGCGGAGGAGGGGATCGACGAGCTCCTGCCCTTCGCGACCTCGGCGATCCGCGAGGCGACGAACGGGCCAGAAGTGCTTGCTCTGATCGCCGAACGTACCGGCGTCGAGTTGCAGGTGCTGTCGGGGGCGGACGAGGCGCGGCTCACCTTCCTCGCCGTGCGGCGGTGGTCGGGCTGGTCGGCGGGCAGCATCCTTCTGCTCGACATCGGAGGCGGCTCGCTCGAGATCGCGTCGGGCGTGGACGAGATCCCGGATGTGGCGGTGTCGGTCCCGCTCGGCGCCGGTCGGAGCACGATCGGTTTTCTTCACGACGACCCGCCGCTGGAGTCGCAGGTCGATGCGTTGCGCCGGCACGCACGCTCCCTGCTCGCGGATGCGGTGGGCGCGTTCGCGGACCGGCCCGGCGATGAACACGTGATCGGCACCTCCAAGACCATCCGCTCGCTTGCGCGGCTGGCGGGGACGATCGCCCCCGGGCCCGGCGGCACCGAACGCAGCCTCCTCAAGCGGAGCGAGCTCCGCGACTGGGTCCCGCGCCTCGCGCAGATTCCGCCCGAGGCGCGCATCGCGCTCCCCGGCATCACCGCCGACCGCACGTTCCAGATCGTCGCCGGTGCGATCGTGCTGCGGGAGGCCATGCGCGCATTCCGCGTCGACGAGCTCGAGGTCTCGCCGTGGGCGCTGCGCGAGGGGATCATCCTGCGCTACCTCGATCACCTGGCGTGA
- a CDS encoding amidohydrolase, producing MTALEELYYDLHAHPELSFAEHRTAGIVADRLTALGLAVTTGIGRTGVVGVLANGDGPTVLLRADMDGLPVAEETGLPYASTQTVVDEYGHEVGLMHACGHDIHITCLIGAVERLLETRGEWSGTVVALFQPAEEHGGGAQVMVDDGLYEKVPTPDVVLGQHVAPYPAGIVGAHAGPAMAAVDALDVTMFGRGGHGSRPETTIDPVLMAAATVMRLQGVVSREVAAFDPAVVTVGFLNAGTKSNIIPAEAGIGISIRSFDETVRERVVGAVERIVRAEAQASGATREPEFAVTERYPVTVNDPDATERTNNAFRAAFGDDRVFDPGLIAGSEDVGNLATAAGVPLVYWFLGGADPDVYAAAEAAGTLDTDIPSNHSPFFAPLPQPTIDVGVQALVVAAREWLG from the coding sequence ATGACCGCCCTCGAAGAGTTGTACTACGACCTCCACGCCCACCCCGAACTCTCGTTCGCAGAGCACCGCACCGCAGGCATCGTCGCCGACCGGCTCACCGCTCTCGGACTCGCTGTGACCACAGGAATCGGCCGCACCGGCGTCGTCGGCGTCCTGGCCAACGGCGACGGCCCGACCGTGCTGCTCCGCGCAGACATGGACGGCCTACCGGTCGCCGAGGAGACCGGCCTGCCGTACGCGAGCACCCAGACCGTGGTAGATGAGTACGGACACGAGGTCGGGCTGATGCACGCCTGCGGGCACGACATCCACATCACCTGCCTGATCGGCGCGGTGGAGCGCCTGCTCGAGACCCGGGGCGAGTGGAGCGGCACGGTCGTGGCCTTGTTCCAGCCGGCCGAGGAGCACGGCGGCGGCGCCCAGGTGATGGTCGACGACGGCCTGTACGAGAAGGTTCCGACGCCGGATGTGGTGCTGGGTCAGCATGTGGCCCCGTATCCGGCGGGGATCGTCGGGGCGCACGCCGGACCGGCCATGGCGGCCGTCGACGCCCTCGACGTGACGATGTTCGGACGTGGCGGCCACGGCTCCCGTCCGGAGACGACGATCGACCCGGTCCTGATGGCGGCAGCGACCGTCATGCGCCTGCAGGGTGTCGTCTCGCGCGAAGTCGCCGCGTTCGACCCCGCTGTCGTGACCGTCGGATTCCTCAACGCGGGCACCAAGAGCAACATCATCCCCGCAGAGGCGGGTATCGGCATCAGCATCCGCAGCTTCGACGAGACAGTGCGCGAACGCGTCGTCGGCGCGGTCGAGCGGATCGTGCGAGCCGAGGCCCAGGCCTCGGGCGCAACGCGCGAACCCGAGTTCGCGGTCACGGAGCGGTACCCGGTCACGGTCAACGATCCGGATGCCACGGAGCGCACGAACAACGCGTTCCGTGCCGCGTTCGGTGACGACCGCGTGTTCGATCCGGGCCTCATCGCCGGCAGCGAAGACGTCGGCAACCTCGCGACGGCCGCGGGTGTCCCGCTCGTGTACTGGTTCCTGGGCGGCGCGGACCCGGACGTCTACGCGGCAGCGGAAGCGGCGGGCACGCTGGACACGGACATCCCGTCGAACCACTCGCCGTTCTTCGCGCCACTGCCGCAGCCGACGATCGACGTCGGCGTGCAGGCACTCGTCGTCGCGGCCCGGGAGTGGCTCGGCTGA
- a CDS encoding ABC transporter ATP-binding protein, which yields MNTVIETSGLEKRFGRVRALDGLDLSVTAGEVHGFLGPNGAGKSTTIRVLLGLAKASGGSATVFGRDPWKDAVDLHRQIAYVPGDVSIWPNLTGGEAIDLLARLRGGTTDKAQYAERKKRLIDVFQFDPSKKGRAYSKGNRQKVALVAAFATPADLYILDEPTSGLDPLMEATFNAEIARVSGEGATVLLSSHILSEVEQLCDRVSIIRAGRTVESGTLAEMRHLTRTEISFAADGMTDADLSRIPEAHDVATNNGRVRFTADSDTLPSVLNALAALDVKSLTVAPPSLEELFLRHYGDQLASQGAAGTPAGGAGADAPTTASGPTGTTGAPDTTDSTTTGTEATRR from the coding sequence ATGAACACTGTGATTGAGACCTCGGGGCTCGAGAAGCGCTTCGGTCGCGTGCGTGCCCTCGACGGGCTCGACCTGTCGGTGACGGCGGGCGAAGTGCACGGCTTCCTCGGGCCGAACGGCGCCGGGAAGTCCACCACCATCCGCGTTCTCCTCGGTCTCGCAAAAGCCAGCGGCGGTTCTGCGACCGTCTTCGGCCGCGACCCGTGGAAGGATGCGGTCGATCTGCACCGGCAGATCGCCTATGTTCCCGGCGATGTCAGCATCTGGCCGAACCTGACCGGCGGCGAGGCGATCGACCTGCTCGCGCGCCTGCGCGGAGGAACCACTGACAAGGCGCAATACGCCGAGCGCAAGAAGCGCCTGATCGACGTCTTCCAGTTCGACCCGAGCAAGAAGGGGCGCGCGTATTCGAAGGGCAACCGGCAGAAGGTGGCCCTGGTCGCCGCTTTCGCCACGCCGGCCGACCTGTACATCCTCGACGAGCCGACGAGCGGGCTCGACCCCCTGATGGAGGCGACATTCAACGCCGAGATCGCCAGGGTCTCCGGCGAGGGCGCGACAGTGCTGCTGTCGAGCCACATCCTGTCCGAGGTCGAGCAACTGTGCGACCGGGTCAGCATCATCCGCGCGGGCAGGACCGTCGAGTCGGGCACGCTGGCGGAGATGCGCCACCTGACCCGCACCGAGATCTCGTTCGCGGCCGACGGCATGACGGATGCGGATCTTTCGCGCATCCCCGAAGCCCATGATGTCGCCACCAACAACGGCCGTGTGCGGTTCACCGCCGACAGCGACACGCTGCCCAGCGTCCTCAATGCGCTCGCCGCCCTCGACGTGAAGAGCCTGACCGTCGCTCCTCCGTCGCTCGAGGAACTCTTCCTCCGCCATTACGGCGACCAGCTCGCGTCCCAAGGAGCGGCCGGCACTCCTGCGGGCGGTGCCGGTGCGGATGCGCCGACCACCGCATCCGGCCCCACGGGCACGACAGGTGCCCCCGACACAACCGACAGCACCACCACAGGCACGGAGGCGACGCGGCGATGA
- a CDS encoding GbsR/MarR family transcriptional regulator, whose product MAKDEQALHDVVEHTAAILTAAGFPKMPARVLMSLTVSENGGLTAQELSAQLGASAAAISGAVRYLQTLGIIRRLSQSGSRRDRYELPENAWYTALTTESPLYGVLASQADAGVAAIDDPSSTATDRLAEMARFYRFLEVRMPQLLEEWEAERRPAERAQAPRA is encoded by the coding sequence ATGGCCAAGGATGAGCAGGCGTTGCACGATGTCGTCGAACACACGGCTGCCATCCTGACCGCGGCAGGTTTTCCCAAAATGCCCGCCCGGGTTCTCATGTCGCTGACAGTCTCCGAGAACGGTGGGCTCACGGCGCAGGAGCTGTCGGCGCAGCTGGGCGCCAGCGCGGCGGCGATCTCGGGGGCGGTGCGCTACCTGCAGACGCTGGGCATCATCCGTCGCCTCTCACAGTCGGGAAGCCGCCGTGACCGCTACGAGCTCCCGGAGAACGCCTGGTACACGGCGCTCACGACGGAGAGTCCGCTCTACGGCGTGCTGGCGTCGCAGGCGGATGCCGGTGTCGCGGCCATCGACGATCCGTCATCGACCGCCACGGATCGGCTGGCGGAGATGGCGCGCTTCTACCGCTTCCTCGAGGTGCGGATGCCGCAGCTGCTCGAGGAATGGGAGGCGGAGCGCCGCCCTGCCGAGCGGGCGCAGGCACCCCGAGCGTGA
- a CDS encoding DUF805 domain-containing protein, translated as MSSQQPPYQPPDQPPAQPPAGPPSAPPPPPPPPPQQGQPYQQPGAPVPDWAPYYGAPFGVAFQRFWRKYADFTGRASRSELWWWVLAWVVIEAVINIIGNATGQMGVAMYRNGGFHPTPGFWFFGALAGLWWLATIVPWLAITWRRLHDANLAGPFFFLSFIPFVGTIILLVLLLLPTNAQGVRFDRPQPAAAGYPPVPPTYPPAT; from the coding sequence ATGTCTTCGCAGCAGCCTCCGTACCAGCCGCCCGATCAGCCGCCGGCGCAGCCGCCTGCCGGTCCTCCCTCTGCTCCGCCGCCTCCGCCGCCTCCGCCGCCGCAGCAGGGCCAGCCCTACCAGCAGCCGGGCGCGCCCGTCCCTGACTGGGCCCCGTACTACGGCGCCCCGTTCGGTGTCGCGTTCCAGCGCTTCTGGCGCAAGTACGCCGACTTCACGGGCCGCGCCAGCCGCAGCGAGCTGTGGTGGTGGGTGCTGGCGTGGGTGGTGATCGAAGCTGTGATCAACATCATCGGCAACGCGACCGGCCAGATGGGCGTGGCCATGTACCGGAACGGTGGGTTCCACCCGACGCCCGGCTTCTGGTTCTTCGGCGCGCTCGCCGGTCTGTGGTGGCTCGCGACGATCGTGCCGTGGCTGGCGATCACGTGGCGACGCCTGCACGACGCGAACCTCGCCGGGCCGTTCTTCTTCCTGTCGTTCATCCCGTTCGTGGGCACCATCATCCTGCTGGTGCTGCTCCTGCTCCCCACGAACGCGCAGGGCGTGCGGTTCGACCGGCCACAGCCGGCCGCCGCGGGCTACCCGCCCGTGCCGCCGACGTATCCGCCTGCGACCTGA
- a CDS encoding MATE family efflux transporter, with product MLRLAVPALGALIAEPLFLLADSAMVGHLGVTPLAGLGIASAILQTIIGLMVFLAYSTTPAVARRLGAGDERGAVAAGVDGSWLALGIGVVLAVCGWFAAPLLVAAFGAPPEVAAQATTYLTISMLGLPAMLLVFAATGLLRGLQDTRTPLIVAVAGFGANVVLNFIFIYGLGLGIAGSALGTVVAQWAMVLVYLVVVAKHARRVGAPLLPHHAGIRSSALSGGWLFVRTASLRAAMLLAVFTATRLGPDELAAFQVTMTVFATVAFALDALAIAAQALVGKGLGGGDVEGVRAVLRRCIQWGVLSGVVFGAVVVVTAPFAAALFTNDPAVAALLPIALVIIGVGAPLGGYVFVLDGVLIGAGDARYLAWTGLVNVAAFIPLALAVGAWASSDAAGLAWLTAAFAFGYVGARAVTLGLRARGTKWMRPGV from the coding sequence ATCCTCCGCCTGGCAGTCCCCGCCCTCGGCGCGCTCATCGCCGAGCCCCTGTTCCTCCTCGCCGATTCGGCGATGGTCGGGCATCTGGGCGTCACGCCGCTGGCAGGGCTCGGCATCGCCAGCGCCATCCTGCAGACGATCATCGGCCTCATGGTGTTCCTCGCGTACAGCACGACGCCAGCGGTGGCGCGGCGGCTCGGAGCGGGCGACGAACGCGGCGCTGTCGCGGCCGGCGTCGACGGATCGTGGCTCGCCCTCGGGATCGGCGTGGTGCTGGCGGTGTGCGGATGGTTCGCCGCCCCACTTCTCGTCGCCGCGTTCGGTGCTCCGCCGGAGGTCGCCGCCCAGGCGACCACCTATCTCACGATCTCGATGCTCGGCCTCCCTGCGATGCTCCTCGTCTTCGCCGCGACCGGCCTGCTCCGCGGACTCCAGGACACCCGCACGCCGCTCATCGTGGCGGTCGCGGGCTTCGGCGCCAACGTTGTGCTCAACTTCATTTTCATCTACGGGCTGGGGCTCGGCATCGCGGGCTCCGCGCTCGGCACGGTCGTGGCCCAGTGGGCGATGGTGCTCGTGTACCTCGTGGTCGTCGCGAAGCACGCCCGCCGGGTCGGTGCGCCGCTGCTCCCGCACCACGCGGGCATCCGCTCGTCTGCTTTGTCGGGCGGGTGGCTGTTCGTGCGGACCGCGAGCCTCCGAGCGGCGATGCTGCTCGCCGTGTTCACGGCGACGCGGCTCGGTCCGGATGAGCTGGCCGCCTTCCAGGTGACGATGACCGTCTTCGCGACGGTCGCCTTCGCCCTGGACGCGCTCGCGATCGCGGCGCAGGCGCTCGTCGGCAAGGGGCTCGGCGGAGGCGACGTGGAGGGCGTGCGCGCGGTCCTGAGGCGCTGCATCCAGTGGGGTGTGCTCAGCGGGGTGGTGTTCGGGGCGGTTGTCGTCGTGACCGCTCCGTTCGCCGCCGCGCTGTTCACGAACGACCCGGCGGTCGCCGCACTGCTTCCGATCGCACTGGTGATCATCGGCGTCGGCGCGCCGCTCGGCGGGTACGTTTTCGTGCTCGACGGCGTCCTCATCGGAGCGGGCGATGCGCGCTACCTGGCGTGGACCGGCCTCGTGAACGTCGCAGCGTTCATCCCGCTCGCCCTTGCGGTCGGCGCCTGGGCGTCATCCGATGCTGCGGGTCTCGCCTGGCTGACCGCCGCGTTCGCGTTCGGGTACGTCGGAGCGCGGGCAGTGACGCTCGGTCTGCGGGCGCGCGGGACGAAGTGGATGCGGCCCGGGGTGTGA
- a CDS encoding M13 family metallopeptidase, giving the protein MTDAAPASGIKLDEIDPGIRPQDDLFRHVNGKWLASTEIPADKARYGSFLILREEAEAAVREIIDGATDAQEGTEERKFGDVYASFMDEDRIEKLGVTPVESQLALASDVSSIPELLSTIGRLERHGLSGFYQLFVDNDPGNPERYLVFVEQAGISLPDESYYRDEKFASIREAYLAHLQRMFELAGLDGAPERAQRVFDLETAIASHHWDNVASRDSEKTYNLFAWSDAAALFSGGDIGSGVAAGAPLDDWETALGAPDGALAELVLRQPSFTSGLSSLLTADRLESWKDWLAWQVIHGAAPYLSGAFVEENFDFYGRTLTGTPQMRDRWKRGVSLVEGAMGEAVGRIYVEKHFPPVAKESMDVLVANLIEAYRQSIRTLEWMGEDTRERALDKLEKFTPKIGFPVKWRDYSSLVIDPTDLYGNVRATSLFEFNRELGKIGKPLDRDEWFMTPQTINAYYNPGFNEIVFPAAILQYPFFDAARDDAANYGAIGAVIGHEIGHGFDDQGSKYDGDGRLTDWWTSADRAAFEQRTASLIEQYNALAPAQVPGNHVNGALTIGENIGDLGGLAIAWKAYLISLDGQEPPVIDGLTGAERFFLSWAQAWQEKGRDEEVIRLLAIDPHSPNEFRCNQIVRNITEFYDTYSVTESDALWLDPSERVSIW; this is encoded by the coding sequence ATGACTGACGCGGCGCCTGCATCCGGTATCAAACTCGACGAAATCGATCCCGGCATCCGCCCCCAGGACGATCTGTTCCGACACGTCAACGGCAAGTGGCTCGCCAGCACCGAGATCCCGGCCGACAAGGCGCGCTACGGCTCGTTCCTGATCCTGCGCGAAGAAGCCGAAGCGGCCGTGCGCGAGATCATCGACGGGGCGACGGATGCGCAGGAGGGCACCGAGGAGCGTAAGTTCGGCGACGTCTACGCGAGCTTCATGGATGAGGACCGCATCGAGAAACTGGGCGTCACCCCGGTCGAATCGCAGCTTGCGCTCGCGAGCGATGTGAGCAGCATCCCGGAACTCCTGTCCACGATCGGGCGGCTCGAACGCCACGGCCTCAGTGGTTTCTACCAGCTGTTCGTCGACAACGACCCCGGCAACCCGGAGCGCTATCTCGTCTTCGTCGAGCAGGCCGGAATCTCGCTGCCCGACGAGAGCTACTACCGCGACGAGAAGTTCGCGTCGATCCGCGAGGCGTACCTCGCACACCTGCAGCGGATGTTCGAACTGGCCGGACTCGACGGCGCACCCGAGCGTGCGCAGCGCGTCTTCGACCTCGAGACCGCGATCGCCTCGCACCACTGGGACAACGTCGCCTCGCGCGACAGCGAGAAGACGTACAACCTGTTCGCCTGGTCGGATGCTGCGGCGCTTTTTTCCGGTGGCGACATCGGCAGCGGCGTCGCCGCCGGAGCTCCGCTGGACGACTGGGAAACGGCCCTCGGCGCCCCCGACGGCGCGCTTGCCGAGCTCGTGCTGCGCCAGCCCAGCTTCACGAGCGGCCTCTCCTCGCTTCTCACTGCCGACCGCCTCGAGAGCTGGAAGGACTGGCTGGCCTGGCAGGTCATCCACGGTGCCGCGCCCTACCTGAGCGGGGCTTTCGTCGAGGAGAATTTCGACTTCTACGGCCGCACCCTCACCGGAACCCCGCAGATGCGCGACCGCTGGAAGCGCGGCGTCTCGCTCGTCGAAGGCGCGATGGGCGAGGCCGTCGGCCGCATCTACGTTGAGAAGCACTTCCCGCCGGTGGCGAAGGAGAGCATGGATGTGCTGGTCGCCAACCTGATCGAGGCGTACCGGCAGAGCATCCGCACCCTCGAATGGATGGGCGAGGACACCCGCGAGCGCGCCCTCGACAAGCTCGAGAAGTTCACGCCGAAGATCGGTTTCCCCGTCAAATGGCGCGACTACTCCAGCCTGGTCATCGACCCAACGGACCTCTACGGCAATGTGCGCGCGACCAGCCTGTTCGAGTTCAACCGCGAACTGGGCAAGATCGGCAAGCCGCTCGACCGCGACGAGTGGTTCATGACGCCGCAGACGATCAACGCGTACTACAACCCGGGTTTCAACGAGATCGTGTTCCCCGCGGCCATCCTTCAGTACCCGTTCTTCGATGCGGCGCGCGACGACGCGGCCAACTACGGAGCGATCGGTGCGGTCATCGGCCATGAGATCGGCCACGGCTTTGACGACCAGGGCTCGAAGTACGACGGCGACGGCCGCCTCACCGACTGGTGGACGAGCGCCGACCGCGCCGCGTTCGAGCAGCGCACCGCGTCGCTCATCGAGCAGTACAACGCGCTCGCACCCGCCCAGGTTCCCGGCAACCATGTCAACGGAGCGCTCACCATCGGCGAGAACATCGGCGACCTGGGCGGCCTCGCGATCGCCTGGAAGGCCTACCTGATCTCACTCGACGGCCAGGAGCCCCCGGTCATCGACGGGCTCACCGGCGCAGAACGGTTCTTCCTCTCCTGGGCGCAGGCCTGGCAGGAGAAGGGCCGAGACGAAGAGGTCATCCGCCTGCTCGCGATCGACCCGCATTCGCCGAACGAATTCCGCTGCAACCAGATCGTCAGGAACATCACCGAGTTCTATGACACGTACTCCGTCACGGAGAGCGACGCACTCTGGCTGGACCCGTCGGAGCGCGTCTCCATCTGGTGA
- a CDS encoding ABC transporter permease, whose product MKTFGALLRQRLRRDRWQLIIWVLSIGLLGAFSAASLSTTYGSGAGRVELMHLAIANPAILVLRGLPQGTGLASVTFFEIYTFLALLAGLMSTFLAVRHTRAEEESGRAELVAATEAARITPTAATIAHGVIANILVAVAVGLGFMSNGLPVAGSFVAGAAVGGAGIAFLAVGLFTSQLMSTSRGANGLAAAIVVLAYFLRGIGDSIGTVKPDGVHMVSGWPTWLSPIGWGEQMDAWGGNVWWPLLLDLAFAAAVIAVVFILQSQRDTGASLLAERAGRADARPSLNGPLGLAWRLQWPIVVGWAAGGVATGILAGSLGSVVSSSIANDPTLSSMRKALASIGSGGGGSMTQIFISAIFSIVGVLSAACATQVVVRLRQEEAGGTAEVLLATPLSRIRWLLEFMLVGVIAVVVVLAAAGLAAGLSAMATGEDASIINSSFAAAAAQLPVSLIYLGVLSLVFVVLPNWSIVIAWAALGLGAFLGIFGGFIGLTDSIQKLSPFAHTPVVTGPSPDWSGGIWMIVIAIAATLVAAALIRRRDFAIA is encoded by the coding sequence ATGAAGACCTTCGGTGCGCTGCTGCGCCAGCGCCTGCGCCGTGATCGCTGGCAACTGATCATCTGGGTGCTGTCCATCGGGCTGCTCGGTGCGTTCTCGGCGGCCTCACTCAGCACGACGTACGGGAGCGGCGCGGGCCGCGTCGAACTGATGCATCTCGCGATCGCCAACCCGGCCATCCTCGTCCTCCGCGGCCTCCCGCAGGGAACCGGACTCGCGTCGGTCACCTTCTTCGAGATCTACACCTTCCTCGCGCTGCTCGCCGGCCTCATGAGCACGTTCCTCGCCGTGCGGCACACCCGCGCTGAGGAGGAGTCGGGTCGCGCCGAGCTCGTCGCGGCGACCGAGGCGGCACGTATCACTCCGACCGCGGCGACGATCGCCCACGGGGTGATCGCGAACATCCTCGTCGCGGTCGCCGTCGGGCTCGGCTTCATGTCCAACGGCCTTCCGGTCGCCGGTTCGTTCGTGGCGGGTGCCGCGGTGGGCGGCGCCGGAATCGCATTCCTGGCGGTCGGGCTGTTCACCTCCCAGTTGATGTCCACCTCGCGGGGCGCGAACGGTCTTGCGGCCGCCATCGTCGTGCTCGCCTACTTCCTTCGAGGGATCGGCGACTCGATCGGCACGGTCAAGCCGGACGGTGTGCACATGGTCAGCGGATGGCCGACCTGGCTCTCGCCGATCGGCTGGGGCGAGCAGATGGACGCCTGGGGCGGCAACGTCTGGTGGCCCTTGCTGCTCGACCTCGCGTTCGCTGCGGCCGTGATCGCCGTGGTGTTCATCCTCCAGTCGCAGCGCGACACCGGAGCGAGCCTCCTGGCCGAGCGGGCAGGGCGGGCGGATGCTCGCCCCAGCCTGAACGGACCGCTCGGCCTGGCGTGGCGGCTGCAATGGCCGATCGTGGTCGGCTGGGCCGCCGGTGGAGTTGCGACGGGCATCCTCGCCGGCTCGCTCGGAAGTGTCGTCAGCTCGTCGATCGCCAACGACCCGACGCTGTCGTCGATGCGCAAAGCCCTGGCCTCCATCGGCTCCGGCGGAGGCGGGTCGATGACCCAGATCTTCATCTCGGCGATCTTCTCGATCGTGGGCGTGCTGTCGGCGGCCTGCGCCACCCAGGTGGTCGTGCGGCTGAGGCAGGAGGAGGCGGGTGGCACCGCGGAGGTGCTGCTTGCGACTCCGCTGTCGCGCATCCGCTGGCTCCTCGAGTTCATGCTGGTCGGTGTGATCGCCGTCGTGGTCGTGCTCGCCGCGGCGGGTCTCGCCGCAGGGCTGAGCGCCATGGCGACCGGTGAGGACGCGTCGATCATCAACAGTTCCTTCGCAGCCGCGGCCGCGCAGCTCCCGGTCTCCCTGATCTACCTGGGCGTGTTGTCGCTGGTGTTCGTCGTGCTGCCGAACTGGTCGATCGTGATCGCCTGGGCGGCCCTCGGGCTCGGGGCGTTCCTCGGCATCTTCGGCGGGTTCATCGGACTGACCGACTCGATCCAGAAGCTGTCGCCGTTCGCGCACACGCCCGTCGTGACCGGTCCCTCGCCCGACTGGTCGGGCGGGATCTGGATGATCGTGATCGCGATCGCGGCCACGTTGGTCGCCGCGGCGCTCATCCGGAGACGCGATTTCGCGATCGCGTAG